In one window of Canis aureus isolate CA01 chromosome 25, VMU_Caureus_v.1.0, whole genome shotgun sequence DNA:
- the TWF1 gene encoding twinfilin-1: protein MSHQTGIQASEDVKDIFARARNGKYRLLKISIENEKLVIGSYSQPSDSWDKDYDSFVLPLLEDKQPCYILFRLDSQNAQGYEWIFIAWSPDHSHVRQKMLYAATRATLKKEFGGGHIKDEVFGTVKEDVSLNGYKKYLLSQSSPAPLTAAEEELRQIKINEVQTDVGVDTKHQTLQGVAFPISREAFQALEKLSNRQLNYVQLEIDIKNEIIILANTTNTELKDLPKRIPKDSARYHFFLYKHSHEGDYLESIVFIYSMPGYTCSIRERMLYSSCKSPLLEIVERQLQMDVIRKIEIDNGDELTADFLYEEVHPKQHAHKQSFAKPKGPAGKRGIRRLIRGPAESEAAAD from the exons CAAGTGAAGATGTTAAGGATATCTTTGCCAGAgcaagaaatggaaaatacagaCTTCTAAAAATATCTATTGAAAATG AGAAACTTGTGATTGGATCATATAGTCAGCCTTCAGATTCCTGGGATAAAGATTATGATTCCTTTGTTTTACCCCTACTGGAGGACAAGCAACCGTGCTATATATTATTCAGGTTAGATTCTCAGAATGCCCAGGGATATGAATGGATATTTATTGCCTGGTCTCCAGATCATTCTCAT GTTCGTCAAAAAATGTTGTATGCAGCAACAAGAGCAACTCTGAAAAAGGAATTTGGAGGTGGCCACATTAAAGATGAAGTCTTTGGAACAGTAAAG GAAGATGTATCATTAAATGGATATAAAAAATACTTGCTATCACAATCTTCTCCTGCCCCACTGACTGCAGCTGAAGAAGAATTACGACAGATTAAAATTAATGAG GTACAAACTGACGTGGGTGTGGACACTAAGCATCAAACACTACAAGGAGTAGCATTTCCTATTTCTCGAGAAGCTTTTCAGGCTTTGGAAAAATTAAGTAACAGACAGCTCAACTATGTGCAATTG GaaatagatataaaaaatgaaattataattttggCCAACACAACAAATACAGAACTAAAAGATTTGCCAAAGAGGATTCCCAAGGATTCAGCACGTTACCATTTCTTCCTGTATAAACATTCCCATGAAGGAGACTATTTGGAGTCCATAG tttttatttattcaatgccTGGATACACATGCAGTATAAGAGAACGGATGTTATATTCTAGCTGCAAGAGCCCTCTGCTAGAAATTGTAGAAAGACAACTACAAATGGATGTCATTAGAAAG ATTGAGATAGACAATGGGGATGAGTTGACAGCAGACTTCCTTTATGAAGAAGTACACCCAAAGCAGCATGCACATAAGCAAAGTTTTGCAAAACCAAAAGGTCCTGCAGGAAAAAGAGGAATTCGAAGACTTATAAGGGGTCCAGCTGAAAGTGAAGCCGCTGCTGATTAA